The Desulfuromonadaceae bacterium genome contains the following window.
GATACTCATATCTTTCTGTGGGCAATTTCCGCACCAGAGCGATTGCCCGCAAAATGGCGGGCCGAACTTGAATCACAAGCGAATCAGGTTTACCTTAGCGCAGTTTCGGTTGCAGAAATCATGATCAAGTCGTCAATCGGCAAACTTGACGTGCAGTTCAACCCCCTCGATATTGCCGACAAAAGTGGCTTTGATTTACTCGATTTCACCGCGCAGGA
Protein-coding sequences here:
- a CDS encoding type II toxin-antitoxin system VapC family toxin, translating into MKILLDTHIFLWAISAPERLPAKWRAELESQANQVYLSAVSVAEIMIKSSIGKLDVQFNPLDIADKSGFDLLDFTAQDALLLNEMPFHHRDPFDRMLIAQATQKRIAIMTDDEKFSRYGCRLIGSPRVSNRELHSPRC